A stretch of the Gossypium hirsutum isolate 1008001.06 chromosome D07, Gossypium_hirsutum_v2.1, whole genome shotgun sequence genome encodes the following:
- the LOC107933001 gene encoding aldehyde dehydrogenase family 2 member C4 isoform X2, which translates to MADHCNGSSQSSESFVNIPPIKFTKLFIDGKTFEAIDPRSGEAITRVSEGDKEDVDLAVKAARLAFDNGPWPRLSGSERGRILMKFADLIEQNIEELATLEAINGGKLFSLCKFMEVPGAAMTLRYYAGAADKIYGTVLKLSKGLQGYTLREPIGVVGAILPWNFPTTMFFIKAAPALAAGCTMVVKPAEQTPLSALYYAHLAKLAGIPDGVVNVVNGFGETAGAAISSHMDIDKVSFTGSTEVGRKIMMAAAASNLKPVSLELGGKSPLLIFDDADVDEAAKFAFDGIFTSKGEICVASSRIYVQEGIYDKIVNKLIEKANAWVVGDPFDPQVNQGPQTDKNQFEKILSYIEHGKREGATLLTGGNRIGQKGYYIQPTIFADVKEDMIIAKEEIFGPVMSLMKFKTMEEAIKRANDTTYGLAAGVITKDLNVANTVSRSIRAGVVWMNCYLLLDVGCPYGGYKMSGFGRENGMDSFNEYLQTKSVVTPIHDSPWH; encoded by the exons ATGGCAGATCATTGCAATGGAAGCTCTCAAAGCTCTGAATCTTTTGTCAATATTCCACCAATAAAATTCACCAAGCTCTTTATAGACG GGAAAACGTTCGAGGCAATCGACCCGAGAAGCGGGGAGGCAATAACTCGGGTTTCGGAAGGGGATAAAGAAGATGTTGATTTGGCTGTGAAGGCTGCACGTTTGGCTTTTGATAATGGCCCTTGGCCTCGCTTATCAGGTTCT GAACGAGGAAGGATCCTAATGAAGTTTGCAGACTTGATCGAACAAAACATAGAAGAACTAGCTACATTGGAAGCCATTAATGGTGGCAAGCTGTTCTCTCTTTGCAAGTTCATGGAGGTCCCAGGAGCTGCAATGACACTGCGTTACTATGCAGGTGCAGCCGATAAAATCTATGGAACCGTGTTGAAATTAAGCAAAGGACTACAAGGTTACACTCTCAGGGAACCCATTGGCGTCGTTGGAGCTATACTTCCATGGAATTTCCCCACCACCATGTTCTTCATCAAGGCTGCACCTGCATTAGCTGCTGGCTGCACCATGGTGGTCAAACCAGCTGAACAAACCCCTCTTTCAGCTCTTTATTATGCTCATCTTGCTAAGCTG GCTGGCATCCCTGATGGTGTGGTCAATGTCGTGAATGGATTTGGAGAGACTGCTGGTGCTGCCATTAGCTCTCATATGGACATTGATAAA GTGAGCTTTACAGGGTCAACTGAGGTTGGGCGTAAGATAATGATGGCAGCAGCAGCAAGCAATTTGAAGCCAGTTTCACTAGAGTTGGGTGGCAAATCCCCATTGTTAATATTTGATGATGCTGATGTTGATGAGGCTGCAAAATTTGCTTTCGATGGCATCTTCACCAGCAAA GGTGAAATTTGTGTGGCCAGTTCTCGTATTTATGTTCAAGAAGGTATTTATGATAAGATTGTGAACAAGTTAATAGAGAAAGCAAATGCATGGGTTGTTGGAGACCCGTTTGATCCTCAAGTTAATCAAGGACCTCAA ACCGATAAAAATCAATTCGAGAAAATACTATCATACATCGAGCATGGCAAAAGAGAAGGAGCCACTTTACTAACAGGGGGCAACCGCATTGGCCAAAAGGGATATTACATACAGCCTACCATATTTGCTGATGTTAAG GAAGATATGATCATAgcaaaagaagaaatttttgggccagttatgtcattgatgaagTTCAA gACCATGGAAGAGGCAATTAAGAGGGCAAATGACACAACTTACGGCCTAGCGGCCGGGGTTATAACGAAGGACTTGAATGTGGCAAACACCGTGTCGAGATCGATCCGCGCCGGGGTCGTGTGGATGAATTGTTACCTTTTGCTAGATGTAGGTTGCCCATATGGTGGGTACAAGATGAGTGGGTTTGGAAGAGAAAATGGCATGGATTCATTTAACGAGTATCTGCAAACCAAGTCTGTTGTAACTCCTATTCATGACTCACCATGGCACTAA
- the LOC107933001 gene encoding aldehyde dehydrogenase family 2 member C4 isoform X1, with protein MADHCNGSSQSSESFVNIPPIKFTKLFIDGNFVDSVSGKTFEAIDPRSGEAITRVSEGDKEDVDLAVKAARLAFDNGPWPRLSGSERGRILMKFADLIEQNIEELATLEAINGGKLFSLCKFMEVPGAAMTLRYYAGAADKIYGTVLKLSKGLQGYTLREPIGVVGAILPWNFPTTMFFIKAAPALAAGCTMVVKPAEQTPLSALYYAHLAKLAGIPDGVVNVVNGFGETAGAAISSHMDIDKVSFTGSTEVGRKIMMAAAASNLKPVSLELGGKSPLLIFDDADVDEAAKFAFDGIFTSKGEICVASSRIYVQEGIYDKIVNKLIEKANAWVVGDPFDPQVNQGPQTDKNQFEKILSYIEHGKREGATLLTGGNRIGQKGYYIQPTIFADVKEDMIIAKEEIFGPVMSLMKFKTMEEAIKRANDTTYGLAAGVITKDLNVANTVSRSIRAGVVWMNCYLLLDVGCPYGGYKMSGFGRENGMDSFNEYLQTKSVVTPIHDSPWH; from the exons ATGGCAGATCATTGCAATGGAAGCTCTCAAAGCTCTGAATCTTTTGTCAATATTCCACCAATAAAATTCACCAAGCTCTTTATAGACGGTAACTTCGTTGACTCCGTTTCCG GGAAAACGTTCGAGGCAATCGACCCGAGAAGCGGGGAGGCAATAACTCGGGTTTCGGAAGGGGATAAAGAAGATGTTGATTTGGCTGTGAAGGCTGCACGTTTGGCTTTTGATAATGGCCCTTGGCCTCGCTTATCAGGTTCT GAACGAGGAAGGATCCTAATGAAGTTTGCAGACTTGATCGAACAAAACATAGAAGAACTAGCTACATTGGAAGCCATTAATGGTGGCAAGCTGTTCTCTCTTTGCAAGTTCATGGAGGTCCCAGGAGCTGCAATGACACTGCGTTACTATGCAGGTGCAGCCGATAAAATCTATGGAACCGTGTTGAAATTAAGCAAAGGACTACAAGGTTACACTCTCAGGGAACCCATTGGCGTCGTTGGAGCTATACTTCCATGGAATTTCCCCACCACCATGTTCTTCATCAAGGCTGCACCTGCATTAGCTGCTGGCTGCACCATGGTGGTCAAACCAGCTGAACAAACCCCTCTTTCAGCTCTTTATTATGCTCATCTTGCTAAGCTG GCTGGCATCCCTGATGGTGTGGTCAATGTCGTGAATGGATTTGGAGAGACTGCTGGTGCTGCCATTAGCTCTCATATGGACATTGATAAA GTGAGCTTTACAGGGTCAACTGAGGTTGGGCGTAAGATAATGATGGCAGCAGCAGCAAGCAATTTGAAGCCAGTTTCACTAGAGTTGGGTGGCAAATCCCCATTGTTAATATTTGATGATGCTGATGTTGATGAGGCTGCAAAATTTGCTTTCGATGGCATCTTCACCAGCAAA GGTGAAATTTGTGTGGCCAGTTCTCGTATTTATGTTCAAGAAGGTATTTATGATAAGATTGTGAACAAGTTAATAGAGAAAGCAAATGCATGGGTTGTTGGAGACCCGTTTGATCCTCAAGTTAATCAAGGACCTCAA ACCGATAAAAATCAATTCGAGAAAATACTATCATACATCGAGCATGGCAAAAGAGAAGGAGCCACTTTACTAACAGGGGGCAACCGCATTGGCCAAAAGGGATATTACATACAGCCTACCATATTTGCTGATGTTAAG GAAGATATGATCATAgcaaaagaagaaatttttgggccagttatgtcattgatgaagTTCAA gACCATGGAAGAGGCAATTAAGAGGGCAAATGACACAACTTACGGCCTAGCGGCCGGGGTTATAACGAAGGACTTGAATGTGGCAAACACCGTGTCGAGATCGATCCGCGCCGGGGTCGTGTGGATGAATTGTTACCTTTTGCTAGATGTAGGTTGCCCATATGGTGGGTACAAGATGAGTGGGTTTGGAAGAGAAAATGGCATGGATTCATTTAACGAGTATCTGCAAACCAAGTCTGTTGTAACTCCTATTCATGACTCACCATGGCACTAA
- the LOC107933001 gene encoding aldehyde dehydrogenase family 2 member C4 isoform X3 produces the protein MALGLAYQERGRILMKFADLIEQNIEELATLEAINGGKLFSLCKFMEVPGAAMTLRYYAGAADKIYGTVLKLSKGLQGYTLREPIGVVGAILPWNFPTTMFFIKAAPALAAGCTMVVKPAEQTPLSALYYAHLAKLAGIPDGVVNVVNGFGETAGAAISSHMDIDKVSFTGSTEVGRKIMMAAAASNLKPVSLELGGKSPLLIFDDADVDEAAKFAFDGIFTSKGEICVASSRIYVQEGIYDKIVNKLIEKANAWVVGDPFDPQVNQGPQTDKNQFEKILSYIEHGKREGATLLTGGNRIGQKGYYIQPTIFADVKEDMIIAKEEIFGPVMSLMKFKTMEEAIKRANDTTYGLAAGVITKDLNVANTVSRSIRAGVVWMNCYLLLDVGCPYGGYKMSGFGRENGMDSFNEYLQTKSVVTPIHDSPWH, from the exons ATGGCCCTTGGCCTCGCTTATCAG GAACGAGGAAGGATCCTAATGAAGTTTGCAGACTTGATCGAACAAAACATAGAAGAACTAGCTACATTGGAAGCCATTAATGGTGGCAAGCTGTTCTCTCTTTGCAAGTTCATGGAGGTCCCAGGAGCTGCAATGACACTGCGTTACTATGCAGGTGCAGCCGATAAAATCTATGGAACCGTGTTGAAATTAAGCAAAGGACTACAAGGTTACACTCTCAGGGAACCCATTGGCGTCGTTGGAGCTATACTTCCATGGAATTTCCCCACCACCATGTTCTTCATCAAGGCTGCACCTGCATTAGCTGCTGGCTGCACCATGGTGGTCAAACCAGCTGAACAAACCCCTCTTTCAGCTCTTTATTATGCTCATCTTGCTAAGCTG GCTGGCATCCCTGATGGTGTGGTCAATGTCGTGAATGGATTTGGAGAGACTGCTGGTGCTGCCATTAGCTCTCATATGGACATTGATAAA GTGAGCTTTACAGGGTCAACTGAGGTTGGGCGTAAGATAATGATGGCAGCAGCAGCAAGCAATTTGAAGCCAGTTTCACTAGAGTTGGGTGGCAAATCCCCATTGTTAATATTTGATGATGCTGATGTTGATGAGGCTGCAAAATTTGCTTTCGATGGCATCTTCACCAGCAAA GGTGAAATTTGTGTGGCCAGTTCTCGTATTTATGTTCAAGAAGGTATTTATGATAAGATTGTGAACAAGTTAATAGAGAAAGCAAATGCATGGGTTGTTGGAGACCCGTTTGATCCTCAAGTTAATCAAGGACCTCAA ACCGATAAAAATCAATTCGAGAAAATACTATCATACATCGAGCATGGCAAAAGAGAAGGAGCCACTTTACTAACAGGGGGCAACCGCATTGGCCAAAAGGGATATTACATACAGCCTACCATATTTGCTGATGTTAAG GAAGATATGATCATAgcaaaagaagaaatttttgggccagttatgtcattgatgaagTTCAA gACCATGGAAGAGGCAATTAAGAGGGCAAATGACACAACTTACGGCCTAGCGGCCGGGGTTATAACGAAGGACTTGAATGTGGCAAACACCGTGTCGAGATCGATCCGCGCCGGGGTCGTGTGGATGAATTGTTACCTTTTGCTAGATGTAGGTTGCCCATATGGTGGGTACAAGATGAGTGGGTTTGGAAGAGAAAATGGCATGGATTCATTTAACGAGTATCTGCAAACCAAGTCTGTTGTAACTCCTATTCATGACTCACCATGGCACTAA